The DNA sequence ttccgaaagaacgttgctgagttttagagatatttgagataatcaatatcatattgaaaccactaaagataatggttctgaatttctttttaTCACTTCGTACGAATATGGTCAGAAGCgtattcacgagaagttggaaTGTTTGccgagtgggttgtacatcacaaccattcgcGGTATAGAAGCCCACAGTGTGGCCGGCCTTATGCCTGAGTTCCAGGACAAtttgttgctttggcatgaccgtttgAGACATCCTGGACATGACATGATGCGCCGTATGCTCAAATCATCTCTTGGGCATCGGTTACCTCCCTATATTGGACTCCCGCCATGCAAAGCATGTTCTTTAAGTAAGTTAAGTACTCAACCCTCACTTACAAAGATCATTCATGACCCccctaagtttcttcagaggattcaaggggacatttgtggacctatccaaccaacatgcggaccatttagatactttatggtgttggttgatgcattgacatgatggtcacatgtttatTTGTTGTCCACACGCAATGCTGCGTTTGCTAAACTTctagctcaaatcattaagctaaTGGCTCACCATCCTGATTATCTGATTAAGTCGATTCGACTAGATAACATTGGAAAGTTTACATCACaaacttttgacgattattgcatgtcagtagggattgatgtggaacatcttgtaccccatgttcacacccaaaatggcctggcagaagctttcataaagcgcctTCAATTGATAACTCGAACTTTGGTTATGAGAACCAAACTGTCGGTATCTACCttgggctatgcaatattgcacgcaactATGTTGGTCCACCTGAGGCCCACCGCCACTCAACCACATTCGCCGTTACAGTTGGTCACTGGATATAAGCCTAACGTCTCTCATTTATGGGTGTTTGGGTGTGCCATTTATGCGCCAATAGTGTCACCACTATGTACCAAAATGAGTCTTTGGAGAAAAATGGAAATCTATGCCGATTATGATTCACCATCAATTGTTTGCtacttagaacccttgacagagatctctttaccacacgttttgtggattgtcactttgatgtgACAGTCTTCTTgtcattagggggagataagcatgCCAACGTTCCCGTAAAATGTCGCGAATTGTCCTGGTATACTctcactatgtctcatttagatcctcgCATTGCCTAGTCTAAAACTGAGGTGCGacgaattatagatcttcaaACTATTGCTCAAAGCATGTTAGATGTTTTTAatgatctagcaaaggtgacaagatcacatatacctgcTGCAAACGcacctgcaaggatagatgtacccTGCGTACATCCATAACCCGCCTGGAAAAGCCATACTATCCCCGAAGGTGGGGAGGCCACACGTTCCATGCGGCAAGGTAATTGgcagctagccaatcatctactctgaccctgaagcgtggcaaatcccttggttcaaaggatttcACAACCCTGAAAGAGGAAAATGGCACCAACTAGTGACGCTAGTTTAAATCAAACCATCGTTCAtgtgaagccaaaaataatcacaaggcgacacgtggattttggcttaaaaagacaaaattaccctcaagacACACCAAGATTCCTTCACTCGAGTAGtgggcaatcatccctcaaccaagtcaaaagtgcccaaaatagttaataattcaaaacctatttcatccatccttaACAAATCCTCTCTACAACTCCCAAATCATTcctcttttattatattaattagctaatcaattaggaaaattttctattaattagctaattaattgatttattattcaattattccTAATTAGCTACAAATCATGAACCTCACCCAAAATACCAACCAAGTAGCCGATTCTCCTCCTCCTaaaggggccggccacacccctataaataccacctcattctctccaaaactcaattccaactTTCTgacaaaattctctaaattctcaaaacacttttctaactttggcatcggaggttcttcggcgaAAGCCGCCCCCCccacccaaaaaaaattcatcatggGCACGTAAGGCTCTTggcttggccttgacctaagatgttagtttttttgtacgtgcaattttgtccaagaacaagaaggaagaaatttgcatccacaaattggtcaTTTCATTGAAAGTTGAGtcacacactcgtagaagactcttgcatctaaggttttttgtttcttgttcatttgtagatttttcatacgttcttattctaagaatttttatttctaaaaatttggaaaCCACGACAAACAGAACTTCCTACCTTCAAAGATCCGGATCAAATGATGGAGGACAAGATATAGCCTCACCACGACGATCCACGTGGCTCAAAGCAATGGTAAGAAGATCAACTTTGCCACCACGGAGCACTATCACCATGGCAGCCACGGAGACCACTATGGCAGTGGGGAGTCGGCCCGAGCCGCTACCTCAGCAGCACAAGCCTAAGGAGCTGCGGCAGGAGAAGCAGCTCAGCGCGTTCCTGAGCCGAGCTCAAGCTCGACATGCACGCGTGCCACACCCTACTCCCTTGGTGTCCCAAGTAGCCCAAGCTGATCCAAGATCGATCCAACCGTTCTGGCTTCAAATTTATAGGCCGACGATTGAACCGAGGGTATTTTCACCCAATTTTCTCCGGCTCGCggaggagcgtgcactctcagTTAGGCCCACGGATGAACATAAACTcacggttggggccacactcAGATAATTAACATGAGCAGTCTTCCAGGTGAAGTGTGCATTTGCGGTAAGGCTCGCAAGGAGCATTATCCACCTCACATTGAAGTCGGCAGCATAGTGGACAGAGAGCATAGAGAAGTAGTCACTCAATCCGACTTAAGTTCAACTAACAGTCTGCGAGTTACCCGCTTGCCTGCTAAGAATATACCACATGCACTGTAGCTACTTTATAGACGAGCCGAACACATTGAAGAGCATCCTAGACCACCATGTCACGTCTGGGGGTAACCGAGAGCTTCGCTACCCTAACAAAAGTAAGTTtaggaagaagtagagaggcTCCCGACTGAGCGATTGCACAATTTCCAGCGCAACGAAGCTACTGACAAAGCGCTTTgatgagacatgaccaacataagcggGTTATCTTTCAATGACAAAATCGAGCAGATAGGACTATCCTGCATAAATTGTCTGAAACAAGGCGATCATAAATAAAAGCACTTTGGTTTAAAGAGATGATAATTGGCATAATGGCTTTCATGCGATTCACCAACATCTTTGAGGTAAGCTTGTAAAGAACATTGCATAAACTTATGGCTGGAGCTGGGACATCTTGGAAGGCCGAAACAGTTTAGGAATCAGAGTAGTGCAAAATTGATCTTGCAAAGGATCTGACCAGATTCCAGAAAAGAGATGATGGCAACGGACATACGACTTTGACAATTGCCCAATATTTCTGGAAAAACAAAAGTGGTATACCATCCAGCTCTGGAGAAGTGAACAGTTGCATCTAAAAAAGAGCAATCTTCACTTTATCCATGGTGAAAGGGGCGTTAAGTTCACTGTTCATCTCCTCAGAGATTTTTTCGATCAATAGCATCTATGATGACTTAAGAGTTCCCAGCATGACTGGAGAAAATATCAGAGAAATAATTAGTCACCACGGATTCAATCCCCCTTAGGTTAACGTGTCATCTCCCCTGATCGTCTTGGTGTTTTACAATTCGGTTCTTAGCCATAATACCTACATTTGCACTTCGCCGTCCTTCAGCCATAATACCTGCAAGCGTTGACACCAAAATACCTCTTCATGGGATCGAAGCTCGTCAAGCTTACTCAACAAGGTGGCACGTTCAGTCATGATCACATCTGTGCATGGATGAGCTTACTCAACAAGGTGGCACGAACCTCTTCAACAACAATCAGGCAGGATTTGAAAGTACCCTTGTTCCACTTGAGAAGAGCAACACGAACGGCCTTACTTTTTTCACTAATGCAGAACATGGGAATGCCCATAACGAGATGTGTCCAAACCCTGCAAATGATCTTTTCATAACCATCATTCTTCGTCCCACATTCCTCGAATCGGAACAAACACCGAGGTCATCGTGGGTCAGGAGGGCATCACAAATCTCAACCAGAATGGGAATGTGGTCAAAGTTGCTAGGCTTGAGATGAGTGACACAAGAATGGGAGAATCGCAGAAGCCACTCTGAGCAAGTTTAATTCCCCTATTTCGAGAGGTCATCCATGTGAACTTATCCCCAGGGAAGCCCAAGTTCGGAAGATTGCAGTCGGAGATGGCCTCACAAAAATCTAGGATTTAGCCAATTGGATGGAGATTCCCCCCTTCCTTTTCCTCCAAACGAAGTATCTCATTAAAGTCTCCGCCGCAAAGCCAAGGGAGTCGGGATGAGGCAGCAAGAGATAGGAGAATATGCCAGGATTGGGTACGCCCAGAGGGAGAAGGATGACCGTAGAATCCGGTTAAATGCCAATGGACCGCATCACCAATATAATCAACGGTTCATCATGAATATCCTATTTGGTACCTAAACCGTTGATTTATTTGATGCATTTAAATCACTAAACGATATCgaattcaaatgattttgtaGGGATGATCTTTAAACAATGATTAAGAGATTGAAAGGTtctaattatgaaatttttatgaTAAAAATACATTGTTTGCAAGTAGAGAAATGAGTTCATCCCCCATGGgagaatgcaagtattatccttatTTTATTATACAAACTTGTCTATATaatcctctctccttctcacaTGCAATAGAGTTGGTCATTTTACAGTTTGTGCTTGATGATTTTCATGACTTGAAAACAACCATTGTTGCATATAgagtttgagagaaatttagAAATTTGCTTTACCTCAAATACTTGAGTCGTCCGGTCCGTAAGATGAGTAAGAGTTGTACTAGCCTCTCGGCCCCTGCTCATCCATCAATATTCACTCATAACATTAGGAGGTTTCGAGAGTTAGAGGATCTCTTCCTTGAAATCTTCTCGAGGTGGATCAAACAAGAACCTTTGTCTTGAAAAGGGCTAATCAGAACACCATTCTTGGGTTGAAGATTCGCTCCAGAGGTTGTATCTAACctttgttcttcttcaatttaaaaatatatacatatatacacacatgtaTGCACAATCTCTAAATCAAAGATCATGAAAAATAggatttaagttttaaattataaaaggCATAAAACCATTCCTCCGTTGTGAGAAATAGGCATGCAATTGTAGTTTTGGTTTGAAACCAACCGATGCATGTCATTTCAGGGAGAAAATGATGAGACCCAATTATATTAGGTTAGAGCCCAAATGAAGGCCCCCTTGAAGTCCCTCGTATATCTATCGTACTTCCTTTGTATTTTCTATATATTTCGTTAGGCTGATCTGAGTTGTATTCATCGAAGGCGCAAAACATGGAGTAATTAAGTTATGTTTATTCACATGATTCGAGAATTATGGcaattttttgaaaaacttGTAATAATAGGTCAACTATTTCTCTAGCTTGCAACTTGTATTCAATTTTGGGTTTCATTTATAAGTTAAAAAGTAGGTGGGTTTATGTTTATGAAAAGGACTTATATGTCTAAAGAacccaattttcaatttcaatcatATCACATTCAACTCAGGTATCTCTGACAACGTAAGGTTTGGAGGTTTCCTTCAGAAAGCTAATGACCAGAAAAGAGCTCAGGTCTATATTGTGATTGATCTGCAGTGCGAGATTCTACAATCAAATTGattacatgaaaaaaaattattgacctTGAAAAAATGAACtctaaacaaagaaaaattacatttgGAAAATGGACATTATTTCCTCATCTGCGACTTGATGTGGTTGAGCAGCAGTTATAGTTTTATGCGACAGCAGGCATGTCCTTGAGCCATGCATCCAAGGGCTTACCAATTGAAAAGACAATGAAGCCAATTTCGCGCAGTTTATCTACATCAATAACATGCCTACCGTCGAAAATGAATGCCGGTTTCTGCATATTCTCATATATCTTGTTGTAATCGAGAGTCTTGAACTCATCCCATTCAGTCAGAATGCAAATACCATGGGCACCCTTTGTTGCCGCGTAGGCATCCGAGACCATACTCACTTTCTCCAGAGTACTGCTGCTGCTCATTGGTTGCAGGTGCATCGGGTGATCCCAATCGAACTTTCTCATAGTCAGTTCCCTGCTGATCTGGTCCTCGGTCACCTGTGGATCATATATGCTCAGTTCGGCCTTGTCAATCAACAACCCCTTGCACACATCAACTGCTGGGGTCTCCCTTGTGTCACCAGTATCTTTCTTGAAGGCAAACCCTAGTATTGCTATCTTCTTTGTCGACACAGTGTTGAACATGGATGCAACTACACGATTCACAAACCGGCTCTTTTGGTACTCATTGATCTTCACAACCTGTTTCCAGTACTCTGCTACCTCCGGAAGACCATTGCATTCGCAAATGTAAACAAGATTCAGGATGTCCTTCTGGAAGCAGGATCCCCCAAAACCGACACTCGCGTTAAGGAACTTGGGGCCTATCCTAGTGTCCATACCAATAGCGTGCGAAACCTGTGTAACATTTGCCCCAGTAGCCTCACAAAGCGCAGACATGGCGTTGACAGACGATATTCTCTGTGCCAAGAATGCATTCGCAGCAAGCTTGGAGAGCTCTGCAGACCAAAGATTGGTGGTTAGGATACGGTCTTCAGGAACCCACTGAGCATAAATATCCTTCAATGCTTTGATGGCCTTCTGGCCTTCAGCGGTTTCCCTGCCACCAATGAGGACCCGGTCCGGTTTAAAAAGATCTTCAATTGCAGTTCCTTCGGCAAGGAATTCAGGGTTTGAGAGGATCTGGAATTTGATTCCCTTGCCGTTGTGGGTCAAAATTTTTTCTATTGCCTCGGCTGTTTTCACAGGGACGGTGGATTTTTCGACAACAACTTTACTGGACTCGGAGACATCGGCAATCATTCGAGCAGCACTCTCCCAATATGTCAAATCTGCAGCTTTGCCTGCTCCGAGACCTGTAGTTTTGGTCGGGGTGTTGACAGAGACAAATACTATATCAGCTTCCTTGACGTGCTTCTTCACATCAGTGCTGAAGAAGAGGTTCTTGCCGCGGCACTGCT is a window from the Pyrus communis chromosome 16, drPyrComm1.1, whole genome shotgun sequence genome containing:
- the LOC137719380 gene encoding UDP-glucose 6-dehydrogenase 1-like; amino-acid sequence: MVKICCIGAGYVGGPTMAVIALKCPSVEVAVVDIWDKRIAAWNSEQLPIYEPGLDDVVKQCRGKNLFFSTDVKKHVKEADIVFVSVNTPTKTTGLGAGKAADLTYWESAARMIADVSESSKVVVEKSTVPVKTAEAIEKILTHNGKGIKFQILSNPEFLAEGTAIEDLFKPDRVLIGGRETAEGQKAIKALKDIYAQWVPEDRILTTNLWSAELSKLAANAFLAQRISSVNAMSALCEATGANVTQVSHAIGMDTRIGPKFLNASVGFGGSCFQKDILNLVYICECNGLPEVAEYWKQVVKINEYQKSRFVNRVVASMFNTVSTKKIAILGFAFKKDTGDTRETPAVDVCKGLLIDKAELSIYDPQVTEDQISRELTMRKFDWDHPMHLQPMSSSSTLEKVSMVSDAYAATKGAHGICILTEWDEFKTLDYNKIYENMQKPAFIFDGRHVIDVDKLREIGFIVFSIGKPLDAWLKDMPAVA